One window of Chloroflexota bacterium genomic DNA carries:
- a CDS encoding molybdopterin-dependent oxidoreductase, producing MTKLTRRDFLKLSGAAALGVAATRLGLQLLDPVNVDNPLAGYPDRDWEKVYRNQYAYDSTFTYVCSPNDTHACRLRAFVRNGVILRSETNYDVANYGDLYGNKATAHWHPRGCKKGQTFHRRMYGPHRLKGPLMRKGWKAWADDGFPSLDEDGNRSKYKFDSRGLDELLPVKWEEAYDYIARGMVAITTRYSGEEGAALLRNQGYPEEMIAAMGGAGTRTIKCRGGMGLLGVIGKYGMYRFSNTLALLDEQVRKLENHENAKGGRLWSNYTWHGDQAPGHPFTTGLQASDEDFNDLRNSRLHIQCGKNLVENKMPESHFFIEAMERGAKIVTITPEYSPPATKSDYWIPIRPATDTALFLGITRWLMDNEKHDAAFVKRFTDLPLLVRVDTLQRVSAADVFPNYQLQLTPDSASFKLHGLKQEQYEKLGDYVVFDAKTNAPVAITRDDVGAAMDAKGVDPALDWSGKIKLADGTEVEAITIWAMYREHLKDYDLDTVADITHAPKAMIEQLANDIATMSPVAIHIGEGINHWFHATLANRAQFLPLMLTGNIGRPGAGCYTWAGNYKAALFQGAPSVGPGFKGWVGEDPFEPNLDENAPGKDIVAHSYSKDEEPAYWNHSERPLIVDTPKYGRKVFTGQTHMPTPSKVLYFTNVNLINNAKHHYEMIKNVNPKIELIISQDIEMTASIEYADFALAANSWAEFQTPEITASCSNPFLQIWKGGIPPLYDTRDDVRILAELAAAIGDKIGDQRFRDYWKFALEGRPEVYIQRLLDSSLTTSGYKYTDIMNGKYGEPGAALMLFRTYPRIPFWEQVNDSVPFYTASGRLDAYCDIPEAIEYGENVISHRESPEATPYLPNAIVTTSRFVRPDDYGIPLDHEGWDERTVRNVALSWEQVKASKNPLWEKGFQFYCLTPKSRHRVHSSWSTVDWTIILDSNFGDPYRMDKRLPGPGDHQVHVNPQAAKDLGIEDGDYVYVDANPADRPYIGWKPDDPFYKVARLMLRVKYNPAYPYHAVMIKHSPFMATEKSVLAHETRPDGLAKSEGTGYMANLRYGSQQSVTRDWSMPMHQTDTLFHKQKTGMQFIFGGEADNHALNTVPKETVVKITKAEDGGLNGVGKWEPVETGFTPGHEGDFMQKYIGGGTVEVKG from the coding sequence ATGACCAAACTTACTCGCCGTGATTTTCTCAAACTTTCTGGAGCCGCCGCCCTCGGGGTGGCGGCCACACGCCTGGGTCTGCAATTGCTCGATCCGGTGAATGTGGACAACCCGCTCGCCGGTTACCCCGATCGCGACTGGGAAAAGGTCTATCGTAATCAATACGCCTACGACTCGACCTTCACCTACGTCTGCTCGCCCAATGACACGCACGCCTGCCGCCTGCGGGCCTTCGTCCGCAACGGAGTCATTCTGCGCTCGGAGACGAACTACGACGTGGCGAACTACGGCGACTTGTACGGCAACAAAGCCACCGCCCACTGGCACCCGCGCGGGTGCAAGAAAGGGCAGACGTTTCACCGCCGGATGTACGGGCCGCACCGTCTCAAGGGGCCGCTGATGCGAAAAGGCTGGAAAGCGTGGGCCGACGACGGCTTCCCCAGCCTTGATGAGGACGGCAACCGCTCCAAATATAAATTTGATTCGCGCGGCCTCGACGAACTTCTGCCGGTGAAGTGGGAAGAAGCCTACGACTACATTGCGCGCGGCATGGTTGCCATCACCACGCGCTACTCCGGCGAGGAAGGCGCGGCCCTGCTGCGCAATCAAGGTTACCCCGAAGAAATGATTGCCGCGATGGGCGGCGCCGGCACGCGCACGATCAAATGCCGGGGCGGCATGGGCCTGCTGGGCGTGATCGGCAAATACGGCATGTACCGCTTCTCGAACACGCTGGCCCTGCTCGACGAGCAGGTGCGCAAGCTGGAAAATCACGAGAATGCAAAGGGCGGGCGGTTGTGGTCGAACTACACCTGGCACGGCGACCAGGCCCCCGGCCACCCCTTCACCACCGGCCTGCAAGCCTCCGACGAGGACTTCAACGACCTGCGTAATTCGCGCCTGCACATTCAGTGCGGCAAAAATCTGGTCGAAAACAAAATGCCCGAGTCGCATTTCTTCATCGAGGCCATGGAACGCGGCGCGAAGATTGTCACCATCACCCCCGAATACTCGCCGCCGGCCACCAAGTCCGACTATTGGATTCCGATCCGCCCGGCCACCGACACCGCACTGTTTCTCGGCATCACGCGCTGGCTGATGGACAATGAGAAGCACGACGCGGCCTTCGTCAAACGCTTCACCGATCTCCCGCTCCTCGTCCGCGTGGATACGCTCCAGCGGGTGAGCGCCGCCGACGTGTTTCCCAATTACCAGTTGCAACTTACGCCCGACAGCGCGAGTTTCAAGTTGCATGGCTTGAAACAGGAGCAGTACGAAAAACTCGGCGATTACGTGGTGTTCGATGCAAAGACGAATGCGCCGGTGGCGATCACCCGGGACGATGTCGGGGCGGCGATGGACGCGAAAGGCGTTGACCCCGCCCTCGACTGGTCGGGCAAGATCAAGCTGGCCGACGGAACCGAAGTTGAAGCCATCACCATCTGGGCGATGTACCGGGAACATCTGAAGGATTACGACCTCGACACTGTGGCCGACATCACCCACGCGCCGAAGGCGATGATTGAGCAGTTGGCGAACGACATTGCCACGATGAGTCCGGTCGCCATTCACATCGGCGAGGGCATCAATCACTGGTTCCACGCCACGCTCGCCAACCGGGCGCAGTTCCTGCCGCTCATGCTCACCGGCAACATCGGCCGGCCGGGGGCCGGGTGTTACACCTGGGCGGGCAACTACAAGGCGGCGCTCTTTCAAGGCGCGCCGTCGGTCGGCCCCGGCTTCAAAGGCTGGGTAGGCGAAGACCCCTTCGAGCCGAACCTGGACGAGAACGCGCCCGGCAAAGACATTGTGGCCCACTCGTACAGCAAAGACGAAGAGCCGGCCTACTGGAATCACTCCGAGCGCCCGCTGATCGTGGACACGCCCAAGTACGGGCGCAAAGTCTTCACCGGGCAGACACACATGCCCACGCCCAGCAAGGTGCTGTACTTCACCAACGTCAACCTGATCAACAACGCCAAGCACCACTACGAGATGATCAAGAACGTCAACCCGAAGATCGAGTTGATCATCTCGCAGGACATCGAGATGACGGCCAGCATCGAGTACGCCGACTTCGCGTTGGCGGCCAACTCGTGGGCCGAATTTCAAACGCCCGAAATCACGGCCTCTTGCTCCAATCCCTTCCTGCAAATCTGGAAGGGCGGCATCCCGCCGCTCTATGACACCCGCGACGACGTCAGAATACTTGCAGAACTCGCCGCCGCGATTGGAGACAAGATTGGAGATCAGAGATTTAGAGATTACTGGAAGTTCGCGCTGGAGGGGCGGCCCGAAGTCTACATTCAACGCCTGCTCGACTCGTCGCTCACGACCTCCGGCTACAAATATACCGACATCATGAACGGGAAATATGGCGAACCGGGCGCGGCCCTGATGCTCTTTCGCACTTACCCGCGCATCCCCTTCTGGGAACAGGTGAACGACTCGGTGCCGTTCTACACCGCCAGCGGGCGGCTGGACGCCTACTGCGACATCCCCGAAGCGATTGAGTACGGCGAGAACGTCATCAGCCACCGCGAAAGCCCGGAGGCCACACCGTATCTGCCGAACGCCATCGTCACCACCAGCCGCTTCGTCCGGCCCGACGATTACGGCATCCCGCTCGATCACGAAGGCTGGGACGAGCGCACGGTGCGAAACGTGGCGCTGAGTTGGGAGCAGGTCAAAGCCAGCAAGAACCCGCTCTGGGAAAAGGGCTTCCAGTTCTACTGCCTCACGCCCAAGAGCCGGCATCGCGTCCACTCGTCGTGGAGCACGGTGGACTGGACGATTATCCTCGACTCCAATTTTGGCGACCCGTATCGCATGGACAAACGCCTGCCCGGCCCCGGCGACCACCAGGTTCACGTGAACCCGCAGGCGGCCAAAGACCTCGGCATCGAGGACGGCGACTACGTGTACGTGGACGCCAACCCTGCCGACCGCCCGTACATTGGCTGGAAGCCCGACGACCCGTTCTACAAAGTGGCGCGGCTGATGTTGCGGGTAAAGTACAACCCGGCCTACCCGTATCACGCGGTGATGATCAAACACTCGCCGTTTATGGCGACAGAGAAATCGGTGCTAGCGCACGAGACGCGGCCCGACGGGCTGGCAAAGTCCGAAGGCACGGGTTACATGGCGAATCTGCGCTACGGCTCACAGCAGTCCGTCACCCGCGACTGGTCTATGCCGATGCACCAGACTGACACCCTCTTCCACAAACAGAAGACGGGGATGCAATTCATCTTCGGCGGCGAGGCCGACAACCACGCCCTCAACACCGTGCCGAAGGAAACGGTGGTGAAGATCACCAAGGCCGAAGATGGCGGCTTGAACGGGGTGGGCAAGTGGGAGCCGGTGGAGACCGGCTTCACGCCGGGGCACGAGGGCGATTTCATGCAGAAGTATATCGGCGGTGGAACGGTGGAAGTGAAAGGGTGA
- a CDS encoding response regulator transcription factor codes for MTRARILLADDNDLLREGLASLINAQPDLEVVGQAADGLEALTLARNLRPDLIVMDIKMPVCDGLEATRLIRAAWPEARVLILTVHDEDEKLFEAIKSGASSYLLKDTHSPDFLRGLHSALKGEAALPPKLATRLLDEFAYLANRPAADAPSTSVPDLTPREREVLNLIATDATDKEIARQLSLSLHTVKTHVRSILSKLHAVNRRQAAKLVAREGWAKR; via the coding sequence ATGACCCGGGCTCGCATTCTTCTTGCCGACGACAACGACCTTCTCCGTGAAGGGCTGGCCAGTCTAATCAATGCTCAACCGGATTTGGAAGTAGTAGGTCAAGCCGCCGATGGACTTGAAGCCCTGACTCTGGCCCGCAACCTGCGCCCCGATCTGATCGTCATGGACATCAAAATGCCGGTGTGCGACGGCCTGGAAGCCACACGCCTGATTCGGGCCGCATGGCCGGAAGCGCGCGTTCTCATCCTTACCGTGCACGACGAGGATGAAAAATTGTTTGAAGCGATCAAGTCGGGCGCGAGCAGTTACTTGCTCAAAGACACACACTCGCCCGATTTCTTGCGCGGCTTACATAGCGCCCTCAAGGGCGAAGCCGCCCTGCCGCCAAAACTGGCCACGCGCCTCCTCGACGAGTTTGCCTACCTGGCTAACCGACCGGCGGCGGACGCTCCGTCTACCTCTGTCCCTGATCTCACCCCCCGCGAGCGAGAAGTGCTCAACCTCATTGCCACTGACGCGACCGACAAAGAAATTGCCCGGCAACTCTCACTGAGTCTGCACACCGTCAAAACTCACGTCCGAAGCATTTTGAGCAAACTGCACGCCGTCAACCGGCGGCAGGCGGCGAAGCTTGTGGCGCGAGAGGGGTGGGCGAAGCGCTGA
- a CDS encoding type IV pili methyl-accepting chemotaxis transducer N-terminal domain-containing protein: MFRSIKAQLGAVFLSFLLLVGGSVAATFVAIRAQVSDATVINLAGRQRMLTQKMIWLALAQPDSPELDAAIQLFDRTLLALRDGGPTLDPGGRVVTLSPAPDMAVRAQLDEVAQTWSTFRAHLQPVDAVALQTESPLILAQLDSAVSVFETRAQAKVTRLQFIQLFFFVAALLLLAWSYLLTWQRIISPLALLGVTARRMASGQLADPVPLTDGGELGELGQALETMRAEIAIARDQLELRVAQRTSELASAFELSQEIVAQLDLGRLLQSVADRVSSLMHARAVSLCLLSTDGEYLELVASNDEAVGRAGLRQSVQRGLARRVVGAGETTVVEAVCSGCSFLSTHAPGQCVAAPLRVGEHTLGALCAIHPNDIPFDEDETRALTLLANSAAIAIANARLAEMERRQAEQTAILAERERLAAELHDHLAQTLGFLNLKADRVREVFTIGHAAVAEGELNLMKSAIATAYGQVRAALVNLREPLRHGEKPLTSTGPALSQNLDTCIADFRETSGLPIELIMADSAALALPPITQSQVAHIVREALTNVRRHASARHVWVRVERVNGEACFTVEDDGCGFDQGAVETDQHLGLAIMRARAERNGGRLAVNSVCGAGTKVVAIFPLARQTANSPHSEVIL; the protein is encoded by the coding sequence AGCCCAACTCGGCGCGGTCTTTCTCAGCTTTCTGTTGCTCGTCGGCGGCTCGGTTGCCGCCACCTTCGTCGCCATACGGGCGCAGGTCAGCGACGCCACAGTCATCAACCTGGCGGGCCGCCAGCGCATGTTGACTCAAAAAATGATCTGGCTGGCCCTCGCCCAGCCCGACAGCCCCGAACTCGACGCCGCTATTCAACTCTTTGATCGGACCCTGCTCGCGCTCCGCGATGGCGGGCCGACTCTCGATCCGGGTGGCCGTGTTGTTACCCTTTCCCCTGCCCCCGACATGGCCGTCCGCGCGCAACTCGACGAGGTGGCGCAAACATGGTCAACATTTCGCGCGCATCTTCAGCCGGTGGATGCTGTAGCCCTGCAAACAGAATCGCCCCTGATCCTTGCCCAGCTCGATTCGGCAGTGAGCGTGTTCGAAACTCGCGCCCAAGCCAAAGTGACCCGCCTGCAATTCATTCAACTTTTCTTCTTTGTCGCCGCTCTGCTGTTGCTGGCGTGGAGCTACCTTCTCACCTGGCAACGCATCATCAGCCCGCTGGCCCTGCTCGGCGTGACCGCCCGGCGCATGGCCAGCGGGCAACTCGCCGACCCAGTTCCGTTGACAGACGGCGGTGAACTGGGAGAATTGGGTCAGGCCCTTGAAACCATGCGCGCCGAGATCGCTATTGCGCGCGATCAGTTAGAGTTGCGCGTGGCCCAGCGCACGAGTGAACTGGCCTCAGCCTTTGAACTTAGCCAGGAAATCGTTGCCCAACTTGATCTGGGGCGCCTCTTGCAATCTGTAGCCGACCGCGTCAGTTCGCTGATGCACGCTCGGGCCGTTTCGCTTTGCCTGCTGTCAACCGACGGCGAGTACCTGGAACTGGTAGCCAGCAACGATGAAGCCGTTGGCCGCGCCGGGCTACGGCAATCTGTCCAGCGCGGGCTGGCAAGGCGGGTGGTAGGCGCAGGAGAAACAACCGTCGTCGAGGCCGTTTGTTCCGGTTGCAGTTTCCTGAGTACCCATGCGCCCGGCCAGTGTGTCGCCGCGCCGCTCCGGGTGGGTGAACATACCCTCGGCGCGTTGTGCGCCATTCATCCAAACGACATCCCTTTCGATGAGGATGAAACACGCGCCCTCACTTTGCTGGCGAACTCGGCGGCCATTGCCATTGCCAACGCGCGGTTGGCCGAGATGGAGCGGCGGCAGGCCGAACAGACGGCCATACTGGCCGAACGCGAGCGCCTCGCCGCCGAACTCCACGATCACCTTGCGCAAACACTCGGCTTTCTCAATCTCAAGGCCGATCGAGTCAGGGAAGTTTTTACAATCGGGCACGCTGCCGTCGCCGAAGGTGAACTCAATTTGATGAAGTCGGCCATTGCGACGGCTTACGGGCAAGTGCGCGCCGCTCTAGTCAACCTTCGCGAACCACTGCGCCACGGAGAAAAGCCGTTGACGAGCACCGGGCCGGCGCTTTCTCAAAACCTCGATACCTGCATCGCCGATTTCCGTGAGACCTCAGGCCTCCCCATCGAATTGATCATGGCCGACTCGGCGGCACTGGCGTTGCCGCCGATCACCCAATCCCAAGTCGCGCATATTGTGCGCGAGGCGCTTACCAATGTCCGCCGGCACGCCTCAGCCAGGCACGTCTGGGTGCGAGTCGAACGAGTGAATGGCGAGGCGTGCTTCACTGTGGAAGACGATGGCTGCGGGTTTGATCAGGGAGCAGTCGAGACCGATCAACATTTGGGGCTGGCGATCATGCGGGCGCGAGCCGAACGTAATGGCGGGCGGCTGGCCGTCAATTCTGTCTGCGGAGCTGGAACCAAAGTCGTCGCTATTTTTCCGCTGGCCCGGCAAACTGCCAACTCGCCCCATTCAGAGGTGATTCTATGA